The Pseudophaeobacter arcticus DSM 23566 genome includes a region encoding these proteins:
- a CDS encoding class I SAM-dependent RNA methyltransferase gives MTDVARTTATILRLGHQGDGVAHGPLFAPRTLPDEQVSGVQEGTQLTDIRIETPSEHRIQAPCRHYKSCGGCQLQHASDDFVASWKLGIVQKALQAQGLETTFRPIHTSPAQSRRRATLAVRRTKKGAMAGFHGRASGVITPIPDCQLLAPDLIAAIPLAEALAMAGASRKTPLSVTLTTSETGLDVLVRDGKPLDSALRSALAELAGQHGVARLTWEDEQVAMEQPPLQAFGAARICPPPGSFMQATRDGEAALLACVLEITKGAKRIVDFFAGCGTFSLPLASHAEVLALESEPAMIEALSLGWRQGKGLKRLTAEVRDLFRNPLLPEDLKPFGAFYEAAVIDPPRAGAEAQVAQLAESRMPVIAYVSCNPVTFGRDAKTLVAAGYRLNWVQVVDQFRWSAHTELVASFTLDD, from the coding sequence ATGACAGATGTAGCCAGAACCACAGCAACAATCCTTCGACTCGGCCATCAAGGCGACGGAGTCGCCCATGGCCCGCTTTTTGCCCCCCGTACCCTGCCAGATGAGCAGGTGAGCGGCGTGCAAGAGGGGACGCAGTTGACGGATATCCGTATCGAGACTCCGTCCGAACACCGCATTCAGGCGCCCTGTCGCCACTACAAATCCTGCGGTGGCTGCCAGTTGCAGCACGCCAGCGATGATTTTGTCGCCAGCTGGAAGTTGGGAATTGTGCAAAAGGCGCTGCAGGCTCAGGGGCTGGAGACCACATTCCGCCCCATCCATACCTCGCCAGCGCAGTCGCGACGACGCGCCACCCTGGCGGTGCGGCGCACCAAAAAGGGCGCCATGGCCGGGTTTCACGGACGGGCTTCGGGGGTGATTACGCCGATCCCGGATTGCCAGTTGCTGGCCCCGGATCTGATCGCTGCCATCCCCTTGGCCGAAGCCCTGGCGATGGCTGGCGCGAGCCGCAAGACACCGCTTTCTGTGACGCTCACCACCTCTGAAACCGGGCTGGATGTGCTGGTGCGGGACGGCAAACCATTGGACAGCGCTCTGCGCAGCGCGCTTGCTGAACTGGCCGGGCAGCACGGGGTTGCGCGTCTGACCTGGGAGGATGAGCAGGTGGCGATGGAGCAACCGCCCTTGCAAGCCTTTGGCGCGGCACGAATCTGTCCGCCACCGGGCTCCTTCATGCAGGCCACCCGTGACGGCGAAGCGGCGCTGCTGGCCTGTGTTCTGGAGATCACCAAGGGCGCCAAGCGCATCGTTGATTTCTTTGCGGGCTGCGGCACCTTTTCGCTGCCTTTGGCCTCCCATGCCGAGGTCCTGGCGCTGGAAAGCGAGCCTGCGATGATCGAGGCTTTGAGCCTGGGCTGGCGTCAGGGTAAGGGGCTGAAACGGCTCACTGCCGAGGTGCGGGACCTGTTTCGCAATCCACTGTTGCCCGAAGACCTGAAACCCTTTGGCGCCTTTTACGAGGCGGCGGTGATTGATCCACCCCGCGCCGGGGCCGAGGCCCAGGTGGCACAGCTGGCCGAATCCCGGATGCCGGTGATCGCCTATGTTTCGTGCAACCCTGTAACCTTTGGCCGTGATGCAAAGACGTTGGTGGCAGCCGGCTATAGGCTCAACTGGGTGCAGGTTGTTGACCAGTTCAGATGGTCGGCCCATACCGAACTGGTTGCCAGCTTTACGCTGGATGACTGA
- a CDS encoding ion transporter, which yields MTVIDRLNGLLEDTRFTRLIMAVIMVNAVTLGLETSQVAMARAGELIHLIDKICLGVFIVEILLKLIVRRFKFFLSGWSLFDFVIVGVALIPGAQGFSVLRALRILRVLRVISVAPSLRRVVEGFVTALPGMGSVFLLMAIIFYIGSVMATKLFGSSFPQWFGTLGQSGYSLFQIMTLESWSMGIVRPVMEIYPHAWAFFVPFIMVTTFAVVNLLVGLIVNSMQDAHSAEEGERTDAYRDEVLERLKAIEVQLEAVKSADIVPAEQRASKL from the coding sequence ATGACTGTGATTGATCGCCTGAACGGACTTTTGGAAGACACCCGATTTACCCGCCTCATCATGGCGGTGATCATGGTCAATGCGGTGACGCTGGGATTGGAAACCTCGCAAGTGGCGATGGCGCGGGCTGGCGAGCTGATCCATCTGATCGACAAGATTTGCCTGGGTGTCTTTATCGTCGAAATCCTGCTCAAGCTGATTGTGCGGCGCTTCAAGTTCTTCCTCAGTGGCTGGAGCCTGTTTGATTTTGTGATCGTTGGTGTCGCCCTGATTCCGGGTGCGCAGGGATTTTCAGTGCTGCGGGCCCTGCGAATCCTGCGGGTGTTGCGGGTGATTTCCGTGGCCCCCAGCCTGCGCCGGGTGGTTGAGGGTTTTGTCACCGCGCTGCCGGGCATGGGCTCGGTCTTTTTGCTGATGGCAATCATCTTTTACATCGGCTCGGTGATGGCGACCAAACTTTTTGGGAGCAGTTTCCCGCAGTGGTTTGGCACCCTGGGGCAATCGGGTTATTCGCTGTTTCAGATCATGACCCTGGAAAGCTGGTCCATGGGGATCGTGCGGCCGGTGATGGAGATTTACCCTCATGCCTGGGCTTTCTTTGTGCCCTTTATCATGGTGACAACATTTGCGGTGGTGAACCTGTTGGTCGGTCTGATTGTGAACTCGATGCAGGATGCGCATTCTGCCGAAGAGGGGGAGCGGACAGATGCCTACCGTGACGAAGTGCTGGAGCGCCTGAAGGCAATCGAGGTGCAGCTTGAGGCGGTGAAATCCGCCGATATCGTGCCTGCTGAGCAACGAGCCAGCAAGTTGTGA
- a CDS encoding L,D-transpeptidase family protein: protein MDRRAFGLSAVASLAVAGCDRSNYVSRFKTYYGPEVTSVVVNKGARKVYLLNGEGILREYKMDLGFAPLGHKRVEGDGKTPEGLYRIDRRNPNSSFHLSLGISYPNAADRAYAHALGKRPGGEIFIHGEPNSEKERKRAARVSDWTAGCIAVRNEEIEEIYAMVRDGTPIALRA, encoded by the coding sequence ATGGACAGACGCGCATTCGGATTAAGTGCAGTTGCCAGCTTGGCAGTGGCTGGCTGCGACAGAAGCAATTATGTGAGCCGTTTTAAGACCTATTACGGGCCAGAGGTGACCAGCGTTGTGGTCAACAAGGGTGCGCGCAAGGTCTATTTGCTGAACGGCGAAGGCATCTTGCGGGAATATAAGATGGATCTCGGCTTTGCGCCGCTAGGTCACAAACGTGTCGAGGGTGATGGCAAAACCCCCGAAGGGCTGTATCGCATCGACCGGCGCAACCCCAATAGCTCTTTCCATCTGTCGCTTGGTATCTCTTATCCAAACGCTGCGGATCGGGCCTATGCCCATGCGCTGGGCAAACGCCCCGGCGGCGAGATCTTTATTCATGGTGAGCCGAACAGTGAAAAAGAGCGCAAACGCGCCGCGCGGGTGTCGGACTGGACGGCAGGCTGTATCGCTGTGCGCAACGAAGAGATCGAAGAGATCTATGCCATGGTCCGCGATGGCACGCCTATTGCGCTGCGGGCGTAA
- the dalA gene encoding divisome-associated lipoprotein DalA produces MKRVFLFLMAATLALAAACTPTTESGSGGKAYRIRNADKVQLRMLDSVNALRQAAAAPQVQLNAQLNAAAATHSRDMSVQNRPWHFGSDGSSPLDRVARTGYTGSVLGENISETYENELQTLTAWMEEPNTRAVILDQKATQVGFSWFQEANGKIWWTLVMAN; encoded by the coding sequence ATGAAGCGTGTATTTCTATTCCTGATGGCCGCTACTCTGGCGCTGGCCGCGGCCTGCACGCCGACAACCGAGTCCGGAAGTGGCGGCAAGGCCTACCGCATCCGCAACGCCGACAAGGTGCAGCTACGGATGCTGGATTCCGTCAATGCGCTCCGTCAGGCTGCGGCCGCACCACAGGTGCAGCTGAATGCGCAGCTGAATGCTGCCGCCGCCACCCATTCCCGTGACATGTCGGTGCAGAACCGGCCCTGGCACTTTGGGTCGGACGGTTCCTCCCCCTTGGACCGGGTTGCACGCACCGGATATACAGGCTCCGTTCTGGGTGAAAACATCTCTGAAACCTATGAAAATGAGCTTCAGACGCTCACCGCCTGGATGGAAGAGCCAAACACCCGCGCGGTGATCCTGGATCAAAAGGCGACCCAAGTAGGCTTTTCCTGGTTCCAAGAAGCCAATGGCAAAATCTGGTGGACGCTGGTGATGGCCAACTAG
- a CDS encoding L,D-transpeptidase, whose amino-acid sequence MTRSFFNGGSRRQFLAGTAAMIASPALSQVAPEPEEEQAFDPLRPPPEPEPSVKRNISAFRAKRWQPYFDHLRNGAILVDIDSRALHYWSEDGNNYRLFPSSVPLSNDLTRRGRTSITRKVDGPGWAPTPNMRKRNPEWPAYIPPGPDNPLGTHALYLGWKYYRIHGTHDTRKIGRRSSNGCIGLYNEHIAQLFEMTKVGTQVLLI is encoded by the coding sequence ATGACACGATCCTTTTTCAATGGCGGTTCCCGTCGGCAGTTCCTTGCTGGAACTGCGGCCATGATAGCCTCACCTGCCCTGTCCCAAGTGGCACCAGAGCCTGAGGAAGAACAGGCCTTTGACCCATTGCGCCCGCCGCCCGAGCCCGAGCCGTCAGTAAAGCGAAATATCTCGGCTTTTCGGGCAAAACGCTGGCAGCCGTACTTTGACCACCTGCGCAATGGAGCGATTCTTGTTGATATCGACAGCCGCGCTTTGCACTATTGGTCTGAAGATGGGAATAACTACAGACTTTTCCCCTCATCTGTTCCGCTGTCGAACGATCTGACGCGTCGGGGGCGTACGTCAATTACCCGAAAAGTAGACGGTCCCGGCTGGGCGCCAACACCAAATATGCGTAAGCGCAATCCAGAATGGCCAGCCTATATTCCTCCCGGACCTGATAACCCATTGGGAACGCATGCTTTATATCTGGGTTGGAAGTATTATCGGATTCACGGAACCCACGATACCCGCAAGATTGGTCGCAGGTCTTCCAATGGATGTATCGGCCTTTACAACGAGCATATCGCACAGTTGTTCGAGATGACGAAGGTGGGCACGCAAGTGTTGCTAATTTGA
- a CDS encoding aminotransferase class III-fold pyridoxal phosphate-dependent enzyme: MNLQHWADALNSHWGITADLRRLDGEYDLNFMATDTDGTSYVLKAMRPGCEAGLVEMQVQAFQHIASHDPELPCPRVIPASDGAAMLSLPDAEGVARLCWLLECLPGKCYAQATPKTPALIYEVGAVLGGTGKALADFQHPGLERDFKWDLTGAGWIGSEIDSIPDPARQSLIRAIDTEFSNLEPVLAALPKQAIHNDANDYNIMVTGELTAPRRVSGLIDLGDICAAPRVCDLAIAAAYIVLDHPDPEAALAALVAGYHSAYPLTPQEVDLVYPLLRMRLAVSAVNSTLMAAENPDDPYVTISQAPAWRFLEGVEIHPGLLSARLRAACEMPVVDGAERVMQWINAERGNFANLMGEDLTDAPMGSLSVENSCWPQNPFHMPLAEAARVGEEFEDGDTIWLGYYHEPRLIYAEPAFRKGPYKASNRRTVHLAVDAFAPADTPMFTPLAGEVFVVENRTGHLDYGGVIILRHATPAGDPFYTLYGHLNPECCSRLKIGDRIEKGAEFCRLGDASMNGGWAPHVHFQLALTTQGIEADWPGVGDPDEMYLWRAICPNPAALLNLPDEKCRYEPTSKEEIRQGRRDHFGGNLSLTYADPVMLVRGWKHHLFDEWGRPYLDAYNNVPHVGHAHPRIQAVAANQLKRMNSNTRYLHPAQTAFADKILSKLPDHLEVCFFVNSGSEANELALRLARAHTGAKGMVTPDHGYHGNTTGAIDVSAYKFNAKGGIGKSDWVELVEVADDYRGSYRRDDPDRAQKFADLVDPAIAALQQRGQGIAGFIAETFPSVGGQIIPPKGYLPAVYNKIRAAGGVCIADEVQTGLGRLGEYYFGFEHQGASPDIVVMGKPIGNGHPLGVLVTTRAIADSFAKGPEFFSTFGGSTLSCRMGKEVLDIVDDEALQQNARLMGADLISGLKALQEKHVSIGDVRGMGLFLGVELITADGSEATQICSYVKNRMRDHRILIGSEGPKDNILKIRPPLTIDSEGVEMILAALDSILSEVAQP; the protein is encoded by the coding sequence ATGAACCTACAGCACTGGGCTGATGCCCTGAATTCCCATTGGGGCATCACCGCAGATCTGCGCCGCCTGGACGGCGAATATGATCTCAACTTCATGGCCACAGACACAGATGGCACCAGCTACGTCCTCAAGGCCATGCGCCCCGGATGTGAGGCCGGGCTGGTCGAGATGCAGGTGCAGGCCTTTCAGCACATCGCCTCCCACGACCCAGAGCTGCCCTGTCCGCGTGTTATTCCAGCCTCGGACGGTGCCGCCATGCTGTCGCTGCCGGACGCAGAGGGCGTGGCGCGGCTGTGCTGGCTCCTCGAATGCCTGCCCGGAAAATGCTACGCGCAAGCGACCCCAAAAACTCCGGCGCTGATCTATGAGGTCGGCGCGGTTCTGGGCGGCACAGGTAAGGCTCTGGCAGATTTCCAACACCCCGGGTTGGAACGCGATTTCAAATGGGATCTGACAGGCGCCGGGTGGATAGGCTCTGAAATCGACTCTATTCCTGACCCCGCCAGACAGAGTCTTATTCGTGCAATCGACACTGAATTCTCCAATTTAGAGCCTGTTTTAGCTGCCCTGCCCAAACAGGCCATCCACAATGATGCCAATGACTACAACATCATGGTCACGGGTGAGCTGACAGCGCCACGCCGGGTTTCGGGCCTGATTGATCTGGGCGACATATGCGCCGCGCCGCGTGTCTGTGATCTGGCGATTGCCGCCGCCTATATCGTGCTGGACCACCCGGATCCCGAAGCCGCCCTGGCCGCATTGGTGGCAGGCTATCACAGCGCCTATCCGCTAACCCCGCAAGAGGTTGATCTGGTCTATCCGCTGCTGCGGATGCGACTGGCCGTGAGCGCGGTGAACTCGACCCTGATGGCGGCGGAAAACCCCGATGACCCCTATGTGACCATTTCACAGGCCCCCGCCTGGCGCTTTCTCGAAGGGGTGGAAATCCACCCCGGATTGCTGTCGGCACGGCTGCGGGCCGCCTGCGAGATGCCGGTCGTGGATGGCGCCGAGCGCGTCATGCAGTGGATCAATGCCGAACGCGGAAACTTTGCCAATCTGATGGGCGAAGACCTGACAGATGCGCCCATGGGCTCGCTCTCGGTGGAAAACTCCTGCTGGCCGCAGAATCCATTCCACATGCCCCTCGCGGAGGCCGCTCGGGTTGGTGAAGAATTCGAAGACGGTGACACGATCTGGTTGGGCTACTACCACGAGCCAAGACTGATCTACGCCGAACCCGCCTTCCGCAAAGGGCCTTACAAGGCCAGCAATCGGCGCACTGTGCATCTGGCGGTGGACGCCTTTGCCCCGGCCGACACGCCGATGTTTACGCCGCTGGCAGGCGAGGTCTTTGTGGTGGAAAACCGCACCGGGCATCTGGACTATGGCGGGGTGATCATCCTGCGCCATGCGACCCCGGCGGGAGATCCGTTTTACACGCTTTATGGTCATCTCAACCCTGAGTGCTGCAGTCGGCTCAAAATTGGCGACCGGATTGAGAAAGGCGCCGAGTTCTGCCGCCTTGGCGATGCCAGCATGAATGGCGGCTGGGCGCCGCATGTGCATTTCCAGCTGGCGCTGACCACCCAGGGGATCGAGGCCGACTGGCCCGGTGTTGGCGATCCGGATGAGATGTATCTGTGGCGGGCCATCTGCCCCAATCCGGCAGCCCTGCTGAACCTGCCGGATGAGAAATGCCGCTATGAACCCACCAGCAAGGAAGAGATCCGCCAGGGCCGCAGGGATCATTTTGGCGGCAACCTCAGCCTCACCTATGCCGACCCGGTGATGCTGGTCCGTGGCTGGAAGCACCACCTGTTTGATGAATGGGGCCGCCCCTATCTGGATGCCTATAACAACGTGCCTCACGTCGGCCACGCCCACCCGCGCATTCAGGCCGTGGCGGCGAATCAGCTGAAGCGGATGAACTCCAACACGCGTTACCTGCACCCGGCGCAAACCGCCTTTGCGGATAAGATCCTCTCCAAGCTTCCAGACCATCTGGAGGTGTGCTTCTTTGTCAATTCCGGCAGTGAGGCCAACGAGCTGGCCCTGCGTCTGGCCCGCGCCCATACAGGCGCCAAGGGCATGGTAACACCGGATCACGGCTATCACGGCAACACCACCGGGGCGATTGACGTCTCCGCCTATAAATTCAACGCCAAGGGCGGCATTGGCAAATCGGATTGGGTCGAGCTTGTCGAAGTTGCAGATGACTATCGTGGCAGCTACCGCCGCGATGATCCCGACCGGGCGCAGAAATTTGCCGATCTGGTCGATCCCGCCATTGCCGCGTTGCAACAGCGCGGCCAGGGGATTGCCGGCTTCATCGCCGAGACCTTTCCCTCGGTTGGGGGCCAGATCATCCCGCCCAAAGGCTACCTGCCAGCGGTCTATAACAAGATCCGCGCCGCAGGTGGGGTGTGTATAGCCGACGAGGTGCAAACCGGACTGGGACGTCTTGGGGAGTATTATTTTGGCTTTGAACACCAGGGCGCCAGTCCCGATATCGTGGTCATGGGCAAACCCATTGGCAATGGGCATCCCCTTGGCGTGCTGGTCACCACCCGCGCCATCGCCGACAGCTTTGCCAAAGGGCCCGAATTTTTTTCCACCTTTGGCGGTTCAACGCTGTCCTGTCGCATGGGCAAAGAGGTGCTGGATATCGTCGACGACGAAGCCCTGCAGCAGAATGCCCGCCTGATGGGCGCGGATCTGATCTCGGGTCTCAAGGCATTGCAGGAAAAACACGTCAGCATTGGTGATGTGCGCGGCATGGGGCTGTTTCTGGGGGTGGAGTTGATCACGGCGGATGGCTCTGAGGCGACGCAGATCTGTTCCTATGTGAAAAACCGCATGCGGGATCACCGTATTTTGATTGGCAGCGAGGGACCAAAGGACAATATCCTCAAGATCCGTCCACCTTTGACCATCGACAGCGAAGGGGTAGAGATGATTCTGGCAGCACTGGACAGCATTTTGTCCGAAGTCGCGCAGCCCTAG
- the hemH gene encoding ferrochelatase has translation MLDSSTPATCPAHAPADHPKIKGEKVGILLANLGTPDDYSYWPMRRYLGEFLSDKRVIDYPAWKWQPLLQLIILTKRPFASGAAYKSIWNHDKGESPLMTITKQQTAKMAEVMTQRYGDQVMVDYCMRYGNPSTESKVRAMVEAGCQKILFVPLYPQYAGATSGTANDQFFRALMAETWQPAARTIAPYFDQPAYIEALARSVEEAYAKADKRPDILVVSYHGMPKRYLMQGDPYHCQCQKTTRLLRERLGWENTEITTTFQSVFGPEEWLKPYTVDHVATLAKEGKKSIAVMAPAFSADCIETLEEINEEIKESFEAAGGEAFLYIPCLNDDDDHIAALAGVIENNLKGWLD, from the coding sequence ATGTTGGATTCTTCCACTCCCGCCACCTGCCCCGCCCACGCGCCAGCAGATCATCCAAAGATCAAAGGCGAAAAGGTCGGCATCCTGCTGGCAAACCTCGGCACGCCGGATGACTACAGCTATTGGCCGATGCGCCGCTATCTGGGAGAATTCCTGTCGGACAAGCGGGTGATCGACTACCCGGCCTGGAAATGGCAGCCGCTGCTGCAATTGATCATCCTGACCAAACGGCCCTTTGCCTCGGGGGCGGCCTATAAATCTATCTGGAACCACGACAAGGGCGAAAGCCCGCTGATGACCATCACCAAACAGCAGACCGCCAAGATGGCAGAGGTCATGACCCAGCGTTATGGCGATCAGGTGATGGTGGATTACTGTATGCGCTACGGCAATCCGTCGACCGAATCCAAGGTCCGCGCCATGGTTGAGGCTGGCTGCCAGAAGATCCTCTTTGTGCCGCTTTATCCGCAATATGCCGGCGCCACATCCGGCACCGCCAATGACCAGTTCTTTCGCGCCCTGATGGCGGAAACCTGGCAGCCCGCCGCCCGCACCATTGCGCCCTATTTTGACCAGCCCGCCTATATCGAGGCCCTGGCCCGTTCCGTCGAAGAGGCCTACGCCAAGGCCGATAAACGCCCTGACATTCTGGTGGTCTCCTACCATGGCATGCCCAAGCGCTATCTGATGCAGGGCGATCCCTACCACTGTCAGTGTCAGAAAACCACGCGGCTGCTGCGCGAACGGCTCGGCTGGGAGAACACCGAGATCACCACCACCTTCCAATCTGTCTTTGGTCCCGAAGAATGGCTGAAACCCTATACCGTCGATCACGTTGCCACCCTGGCCAAGGAGGGCAAGAAAAGCATCGCGGTGATGGCCCCGGCCTTTTCCGCCGATTGCATCGAAACCCTGGAAGAGATCAACGAAGAGATCAAGGAGAGCTTTGAAGCGGCCGGCGGCGAGGCGTTCCTGTATATCCCCTGTCTCAACGATGATGACGACCACATCGCCGCCCTTGCCGGCGTCATCGAGAATAATCTCAAAGGTTGGCTGGACTAA
- a CDS encoding methyltransferase domain-containing protein, with protein MTQAPKSQPELFDRQALAIHRARHQPEALFLHELARDEVEDRLTLVNRTFTRPAIVSPFADIWRNTFPEARIVPDSEVLDLTPDAHDLVIHAMGLHWANDPVGQLIQCRRALAEDGLLLAVTLGGRTLHELRSALAEAETQVCGGLSPRVAPMGEVRDLGGLLQRAGFSLPVADVVPLTAQYRDSLHLMQDLRAMGEGNAMAQRLKRPSPRALFAQTEALYREHFALDNGKLPATFELVCLTGWSPSDSQQQPLRPGSAKMRLAEALKVPETKLPK; from the coding sequence ATGACGCAAGCACCCAAATCACAGCCAGAGCTGTTCGACCGCCAAGCATTGGCGATTCATCGCGCCCGCCACCAGCCTGAGGCATTATTCCTTCACGAACTGGCACGGGACGAGGTTGAAGATCGCTTAACATTGGTTAACAGAACCTTTACGAGGCCTGCGATTGTTTCACCTTTTGCTGATATTTGGCGCAATACCTTCCCGGAGGCCCGGATTGTGCCCGATAGTGAGGTGCTGGACCTCACCCCCGACGCCCATGATCTGGTGATTCACGCGATGGGGCTGCACTGGGCCAATGATCCGGTTGGGCAGCTGATTCAATGTCGCCGCGCCCTGGCCGAGGACGGGCTGCTGCTGGCCGTGACACTGGGCGGGCGCACGCTGCATGAATTGCGGAGCGCCCTGGCCGAGGCCGAGACCCAGGTTTGTGGCGGGCTGTCGCCGCGGGTGGCGCCGATGGGTGAGGTTCGGGATCTGGGCGGCTTGCTGCAACGGGCCGGATTTTCCCTGCCGGTTGCAGATGTAGTGCCCCTGACGGCGCAGTACCGCGATAGCCTGCACCTGATGCAAGACCTGCGCGCAATGGGCGAGGGCAATGCCATGGCCCAGCGCCTGAAACGCCCCAGCCCCCGCGCCCTGTTTGCCCAAACCGAGGCCCTATACCGAGAACATTTTGCCCTGGACAACGGCAAATTGCCCGCCACATTCGAACTGGTCTGCCTTACCGGATGGTCGCCCTCGGACAGCCAACAGCAACCCCTGCGCCCCGGATCTGCCAAGATGCGCCTGGCCGAGGCGCTGAAGGTGCCAGAGACCAAATTGCCCAAATAG
- a CDS encoding ComF family protein gives MLRAQFQTAVSLVYPPKCLGCDELVEQDFGLCGACWGDAHFISGTVCEGCGVPLPGDEDGHRLDCDECMSMARPWSQGRAAMLYKDKARNLVMALKHGDRTDLAAPAAGWIERAAAPLLRDNPLVCPVPLHWSRLLKRRYNQSALLAEHLSRQARLDYWPDMLKRIKVTPSLEGKTRAQRFSALSQAIVAHPRHQTLMQGRVVLLVDDVMTSGATLTACADACRAAGAADVRVAVLARVTRA, from the coding sequence ATGTTGCGCGCGCAGTTTCAAACCGCTGTTTCACTTGTTTATCCCCCAAAATGCCTGGGCTGTGATGAATTGGTTGAGCAGGACTTTGGCCTGTGTGGCGCCTGTTGGGGGGATGCGCATTTCATCAGTGGCACGGTGTGCGAAGGCTGCGGTGTGCCATTGCCGGGAGATGAGGACGGGCACCGCCTGGACTGCGATGAATGCATGTCGATGGCGCGCCCCTGGAGCCAGGGCCGGGCGGCCATGCTATATAAGGACAAAGCACGAAATCTGGTGATGGCCTTGAAACATGGCGATCGCACCGATCTTGCTGCGCCGGCAGCGGGCTGGATCGAGCGGGCAGCGGCGCCCCTGTTGCGCGACAACCCCTTGGTCTGCCCGGTGCCGCTGCATTGGTCACGGCTGTTGAAACGTCGGTATAATCAGTCTGCCCTGTTGGCAGAACATCTGTCCCGGCAGGCGCGGCTGGACTACTGGCCGGACATGTTAAAGCGGATAAAGGTGACCCCCAGCCTGGAGGGCAAAACCCGAGCGCAGCGGTTTTCGGCGCTGAGCCAGGCTATTGTGGCGCATCCCCGTCACCAGACCCTGATGCAGGGGCGTGTGGTTTTGCTGGTGGATGATGTGATGACCTCGGGCGCGACCCTGACGGCCTGCGCCGATGCCTGCCGCGCTGCCGGGGCGGCAGACGTGCGGGTTGCGGTGTTGGCGCGGGTCACACGGGCGTGA
- the grxC gene encoding glutaredoxin 3 has protein sequence MKSVEIYTSPLCGFCHAAKRLLNQKGVEFSEVNVLANPGRKQEMIQRANGGYTVPQIFIGDTHVGGCDDLYALEQAGKLDSLLAA, from the coding sequence ATGAAATCGGTCGAAATCTATACCTCGCCACTTTGTGGTTTTTGCCACGCGGCCAAACGCCTGCTGAACCAAAAGGGCGTGGAATTTTCCGAGGTCAACGTGCTGGCCAATCCGGGCCGCAAGCAAGAGATGATCCAGCGCGCCAATGGCGGCTATACCGTGCCGCAGATCTTTATTGGCGATACCCATGTGGGCGGCTGTGATGATCTTTATGCGCTGGAACAAGCGGGCAAACTGGATTCCCTGCTCGCCGCCTGA
- a CDS encoding carbon-nitrogen hydrolase family protein has protein sequence MRAALLQITSSDCPRENLDLLQRLIAEAVENGAGFVLTPEVSNCVSLSRAHQQEVLCLEEDDPTLAALCDTAAAHKIWLSLGSFAVKTHDGDGRFANRQFLISPRGEITARYDKIHMFDVEVTPEETFRESDGYRPGSRAVTAETPFGTLGLTICYDLRFPHLHRALAQAGAEILIAPAAFSPVTGAAHWHALLQARAIETGCYVLAAAQTGTHQSSRGAVRKTYGHSLVVAPWGEILSDAGTAVGISYVDLDRGKVAEARRRVPALTHDREFNGP, from the coding sequence ATGCGCGCCGCCTTGTTGCAGATCACGTCGAGTGACTGCCCGCGTGAAAACCTTGACCTGCTTCAGCGCCTGATCGCTGAGGCGGTCGAAAACGGCGCCGGGTTTGTTCTGACCCCAGAGGTAAGCAACTGCGTCTCGCTGAGCCGGGCGCATCAGCAAGAGGTTCTGTGTCTTGAAGAAGACGATCCAACCCTGGCTGCCCTGTGTGACACTGCCGCCGCGCATAAAATCTGGCTGTCGCTGGGCTCATTTGCGGTCAAAACCCATGATGGGGATGGCCGCTTTGCCAATCGGCAGTTTCTGATTTCGCCACGGGGTGAGATCACCGCGCGCTATGACAAGATCCATATGTTTGATGTGGAGGTCACCCCGGAAGAGACCTTTCGGGAATCCGATGGCTATCGACCAGGCAGCCGTGCGGTTACCGCCGAAACCCCCTTTGGCACTTTGGGGCTGACCATCTGTTATGATCTGCGCTTTCCGCATCTGCACCGGGCCCTGGCCCAGGCAGGTGCGGAAATTCTAATCGCCCCGGCCGCGTTTTCTCCGGTCACCGGTGCGGCCCATTGGCACGCATTGCTGCAGGCCCGCGCGATCGAGACGGGTTGCTATGTGCTGGCCGCAGCGCAGACAGGTACGCATCAATCCAGCCGAGGGGCGGTGCGAAAAACCTACGGTCACTCGCTGGTCGTCGCCCCCTGGGGTGAGATTCTGTCGGATGCGGGCACGGCTGTGGGGATAAGTTACGTTGATCTTGATAGGGGAAAAGTGGCAGAAGCACGCAGGCGTGTTCCTGCGCTGACCCATGATCGAGAGTTTAACGGACCCTGA